Proteins encoded together in one Patescibacteria group bacterium window:
- a CDS encoding MYG1 family protein — MMNNKNNFMIKIITHNGKFHSDDVFAVATLGLVLGDEPFEVLRTRDLEIIKSGDYVLDIGGEYDEGNNKFDHHQIGGAGERENGIPYASFGLVWKKFGAGLCGSPEVASHIDENLAQVVDAEDNGVDLVKEYVFPDVYGYTITGVVNMFRPTLKEKDISFDEKFLEAVSLARQIIEREIKITQDQVESEIKIKEAYNMSEDKQLVVFNEDGDYGRENVVRVLLEYPEPLYAVLYRSDVSNWQVVAINKDKKTFETRKPIPDKWRGLRGEELAEATGVPDAIFCHRGGFMCVSGSKEGAIKFAKLAMK, encoded by the coding sequence ATGATGAATAATAAAAATAATTTTATGATAAAGATTATTACTCATAATGGGAAGTTTCATTCAGACGATGTATTTGCCGTGGCGACTCTTGGGCTTGTTCTTGGTGACGAGCCTTTTGAAGTGTTAAGGACGAGGGATCTTGAGATTATTAAGAGCGGGGATTATGTACTTGATATCGGCGGGGAATATGATGAGGGGAACAATAAATTTGACCATCATCAGATCGGCGGAGCCGGCGAGAGAGAGAACGGCATCCCTTACGCTTCTTTCGGCTTAGTCTGGAAGAAGTTTGGAGCTGGTTTATGCGGTTCACCCGAAGTGGCTAGTCATATAGATGAGAATTTGGCACAAGTAGTGGACGCGGAGGATAACGGCGTGGATTTGGTGAAAGAATATGTTTTCCCTGATGTGTATGGCTATACAATTACCGGCGTGGTAAATATGTTTAGGCCGACATTGAAGGAGAAGGATATAAGTTTCGATGAGAAGTTTCTTGAGGCGGTCTCTCTGGCGCGCCAGATAATAGAAAGAGAGATAAAGATAACTCAAGATCAAGTAGAATCAGAAATTAAAATAAAAGAGGCTTATAATATGTCCGAGGACAAACAGCTCGTCGTGTTTAACGAGGACGGAGATTACGGCAGAGAGAATGTCGTCCGCGTCCTGCTTGAATACCCGGAACCTCTATACGCTGTGCTCTACAGAAGTGATGTTTCAAATTGGCAAGTGGTGGCCATAAACAAAGACAAGAAGACATTTGAGACAAGGAAACCCATTCCCGATAAGTGGAGAGGTTTGCGGGGTGAAGAGTTGGCAGAGGCGACAGGTGTGCCCGACGCTATCTTCTGCCACCGAGGCGGCTTCATGTGCGTATCTGGCTCAAAAGAAGGGGCCATCAAATTTGCAAAACTTGCCATGAAGTAA
- a CDS encoding RtcB family protein, translating to MRVPARVFISEKMMGKLLEEKALEQVVNVATLPGIQKYSLAMPDIHWGYGFAVGGVAAVDAEHGVISPGGIGFDINCGVRLLKTDVHYGDIQDKIPVLLNALYKEVPSGVGKGGQMILSEKELDEVLLYGSEKMVADGYGAKDDLLHCESGGRLGEADASKVSKTAKARGRDQLGTIGAGNHFVEVDRVDEIYDEKTAKEFGLFKDQIVILIHCGSRGLGHQIATDYIRVMLRAMPKYGISLPDRQLAACPFMSPEGQDYYKAMAAGANFAWANRQRITWEVRKAWDYAIGRGDALELLYDVAHNIAKVEEYDGKKLLVHRKGATRAFPGQPVIIPGSMGTHSFVMVGQKESLEQSFGTTAHGAGRMMSRTQAKHEIRGAALREKLEAKGIAVRAGSISGLSEEAPEAYKDIEDVVDVVDHTGIARKVARLRPVAVMKG from the coding sequence ATGCGGGTGCCGGCGCGCGTATTTATTTCGGAGAAAATGATGGGGAAACTGCTTGAGGAAAAGGCGCTTGAGCAGGTGGTAAATGTGGCAACTCTTCCCGGTATACAGAAATATTCACTCGCGATGCCTGATATTCATTGGGGATATGGGTTTGCGGTGGGCGGGGTGGCGGCAGTGGATGCGGAGCATGGCGTAATCTCGCCAGGAGGAATCGGGTTTGATATTAATTGCGGCGTAAGGCTTTTGAAAACGGATGTTCACTATGGTGACATACAAGATAAAATTCCCGTGCTTTTAAATGCCTTGTACAAAGAAGTGCCTTCGGGCGTAGGGAAGGGTGGGCAGATGATACTTTCAGAAAAAGAGCTGGATGAGGTGCTTCTTTATGGCTCGGAAAAGATGGTGGCGGATGGTTATGGCGCGAAAGATGATCTTTTGCATTGCGAATCGGGCGGACGCTTGGGAGAGGCTGATGCATCAAAAGTGTCAAAGACCGCAAAAGCGCGCGGGCGCGACCAGCTTGGCACCATTGGCGCAGGGAATCATTTCGTGGAAGTGGATCGTGTTGATGAAATATATGATGAGAAAACGGCAAAAGAATTCGGCCTATTTAAAGATCAGATAGTCATACTCATTCATTGCGGGAGCCGCGGATTGGGGCATCAGATTGCGACAGATTATATTCGGGTGATGCTTCGTGCGATGCCGAAGTATGGTATTTCATTGCCAGACAGACAGCTTGCCGCGTGCCCGTTTATGTCGCCCGAAGGGCAGGATTATTACAAGGCGATGGCAGCAGGGGCAAATTTTGCGTGGGCGAATCGCCAGCGCATTACTTGGGAAGTGCGAAAGGCGTGGGATTATGCGATAGGAAGAGGGGATGCATTGGAGTTGTTGTATGATGTGGCGCATAATATCGCAAAAGTGGAAGAGTATGATGGAAAAAAGTTACTGGTGCATCGAAAAGGAGCGACACGGGCATTTCCCGGCCAGCCAGTGATTATCCCAGGGTCCATGGGGACGCATTCATTTGTGATGGTTGGACAGAAAGAATCGCTTGAGCAAAGTTTCGGTACCACGGCGCACGGCGCTGGGCGCATGATGTCTCGTACGCAGGCGAAGCATGAGATACGTGGCGCGGCACTGAGAGAAAAGTTGGAAGCAAAAGGTATTGCCGTGCGCGCCGGTTCTATTTCCGGTCTTTCAGAAGAAGCGCCGGAAGCATACAAAGATATTGAAGACGTAGTGGACGTTGTAGATCACACCGGTATCGCGCGCAAGGTTGCTCGACTTCGCCCTGTAGCGGTAATGAAGGGATAA